The following proteins are encoded in a genomic region of bacterium:
- the lysS gene encoding lysine--tRNA ligase: MTEKVAHSSLETLRNTRIQKLNDLVDKGINPYPYTYDRTASAAQLHEKYKELPSEGEDTEIYSVAGRVMAMRNSGMFIDLVDSSGKIQLFTHKENVDEEKIKLLKLLDVGDIIGVHGNVRRTPRGELSIKVNDLKILSKSLLPLPEKWHGLTDVETRYRQRYLDMIMNEEVRDTFLKRSLILKEIRDYLTKRGFLEVETPMLQTIAGGATARPFKTFHNAHDMDMFLRIAPELYLKRLMVGGLSEKIFEINRSFRNEGISPKHNPEFTMLELYQAYVDYNEMMVLTENLISSVAQSVLGTMIVNYQGREINLTPPWDRMTMLGAVKKFTEVDFSQFLTVPEAAEEAKKLGAEIEEGDTWGVILDKVFEIKVEPNLIQPVHIIDYPRDISPLAKPHRDDNRLVERFETRVNGWEIANAFSELTDPIDQRRRFEQQVANKRENDHETPAEVDDDYITALEFGMPPSGGLGIGIDRLIMILTNSVSIRDVIAFPTMRPKVNL; encoded by the coding sequence TTGACTGAAAAAGTTGCTCATAGCAGTCTTGAAACACTTAGAAACACTAGAATCCAAAAATTAAATGATCTTGTTGACAAAGGCATAAATCCTTATCCTTATACTTATGATAGAACAGCTTCTGCTGCGCAGTTGCACGAAAAATATAAAGAGCTTCCTTCAGAAGGAGAAGATACCGAGATTTACAGCGTTGCAGGAAGAGTTATGGCAATGCGAAACAGCGGAATGTTTATAGATCTCGTTGACAGTTCAGGAAAAATCCAGCTTTTTACACATAAAGAAAATGTTGATGAAGAAAAAATCAAGCTTCTTAAACTTCTTGATGTAGGCGATATTATTGGCGTTCATGGCAACGTAAGAAGAACTCCCCGCGGAGAATTAAGTATAAAAGTCAACGATTTAAAAATTCTTTCCAAGTCGCTTTTGCCGCTTCCCGAAAAATGGCATGGTCTTACTGATGTGGAAACACGCTACAGGCAGCGTTATTTAGATATGATTATGAACGAAGAAGTTCGTGATACTTTCTTGAAAAGAAGTTTAATCCTGAAAGAAATTCGTGATTATCTGACAAAACGTGGATTTCTTGAAGTAGAAACTCCTATGCTTCAGACTATAGCAGGCGGAGCTACTGCAAGACCTTTTAAAACATTTCATAATGCTCATGATATGGATATGTTCCTTAGGATTGCCCCTGAATTATACTTAAAAAGGCTTATGGTAGGCGGTTTGTCCGAAAAAATATTTGAAATTAACAGAAGCTTTAGAAATGAAGGAATTTCTCCTAAACACAATCCCGAATTTACAATGCTTGAATTGTATCAGGCTTATGTTGATTACAATGAAATGATGGTGCTTACTGAAAATTTAATAAGTTCGGTAGCGCAAAGTGTTCTTGGAACAATGATTGTAAATTATCAGGGCAGAGAAATCAACTTAACACCTCCTTGGGATAGAATGACAATGCTAGGTGCCGTTAAAAAATTCACTGAAGTCGACTTCAGCCAGTTCCTTACAGTTCCTGAAGCGGCAGAAGAAGCTAAAAAACTTGGTGCTGAAATTGAAGAAGGCGATACATGGGGAGTTATCCTTGATAAAGTCTTTGAAATAAAAGTTGAACCTAATTTAATTCAGCCGGTACATATTATTGACTACCCGAGAGACATATCACCTCTTGCAAAACCTCATAGAGATGATAATAGACTTGTTGAAAGATTTGAAACACGAGTAAACGGTTGGGAAATTGCCAATGCTTTCTCTGAATTAACCGATCCTATTGACCAGAGAAGAAGATTTGAACAGCAGGTTGCAAATAAAAGGGAAAATGATCATGAAACCCCTGCTGAAGTCGATGATGATTACATCACTGCTTTAGAATTCGGAATGCCTCCTTCCGGCGGACTTGGAATTGGCATAGACAGACTGATTATGATACTTACAAACTCCGTAAGTATACGAGATGTCATCGCTTTCCCTACAATGCGACCAAAAGTTAATTTATAG
- a CDS encoding HlyD family secretion protein, with amino-acid sequence MKKKRKIGYITAAVLLILFILWFIFDGVPVEAYKVVSKDAIKAVAVTGTVKSLEDVLVTTNIIGNIEKFYVKEGDYVKKDQLIATLVRKQQTGSLISAKGRLDTAYWDLEDLLTEPRKQEVEIAKSEVNKVVQKSLVLKYTLNRNKIDLSDAKIDEDRYKILEKAGAVSKRELEQKTLRRKELETSIGETQEQINSAFGELNQAKEKLSLTIQKIKMQQIEAAKGRLKSAEGDIIFSEGDLENYIITAPVSGIITDKILHTGDIASPTSPIARLVVPNLIYLGMEVEEKELPFIKKGQKALVVFDAYPDDVFECFVTKIQKQVNPFTGTFETRLSRPKKNIRLDVGMTLDASIITAKYKNVTVIPTDFVTQKDNEAYVFTKFGFWARKTYIKTDNFDNNRTKILGGLKSGNIILKSIEKNKLKNNNHIKIMDYYKL; translated from the coding sequence ATGAAAAAAAAACGAAAAATAGGCTATATAACAGCGGCAGTTTTATTAATTCTGTTTATATTGTGGTTCATTTTTGACGGAGTTCCTGTTGAAGCTTATAAAGTAGTTTCTAAAGATGCTATAAAAGCCGTGGCAGTAACAGGAACTGTAAAATCATTGGAAGATGTCCTTGTTACAACAAATATAATCGGAAATATTGAAAAATTTTATGTAAAAGAAGGTGATTACGTAAAAAAAGATCAACTAATAGCAACTTTAGTGAGAAAACAGCAAACAGGAAGTCTTATATCTGCTAAAGGCAGGTTAGATACGGCTTATTGGGATCTCGAAGATTTGCTCACAGAACCGCGTAAACAGGAAGTTGAAATAGCAAAATCCGAAGTGAATAAAGTAGTACAGAAATCTTTAGTTTTAAAATATACTCTTAATAGAAATAAAATTGACCTTTCTGATGCAAAGATTGATGAAGACAGGTATAAAATACTTGAAAAGGCTGGTGCTGTCAGCAAAAGAGAATTAGAACAAAAAACTTTAAGAAGAAAAGAATTAGAAACCTCAATAGGTGAAACTCAGGAACAAATTAATTCAGCATTTGGTGAATTAAACCAGGCAAAAGAAAAATTAAGCCTTACAATTCAAAAAATAAAGATGCAGCAAATTGAAGCAGCAAAAGGAAGATTAAAATCCGCCGAGGGAGATATTATTTTTTCGGAAGGCGACCTTGAAAATTATATAATAACAGCGCCCGTTTCAGGGATTATTACCGACAAAATTCTTCACACTGGTGATATTGCTTCACCAACTTCTCCAATAGCAAGACTTGTCGTACCTAACCTGATATATTTGGGTATGGAAGTTGAAGAAAAAGAACTGCCCTTTATAAAAAAAGGACAAAAAGCCCTCGTTGTATTTGATGCTTATCCTGATGATGTTTTTGAGTGTTTTGTAACAAAAATACAAAAACAGGTAAATCCATTCACAGGAACTTTTGAAACAAGGCTCAGCAGACCTAAAAAAAATATCCGTCTTGATGTCGGAATGACTTTAGACGCATCAATAATCACCGCTAAATATAAAAATGTCACAGTTATACCAACAGATTTTGTCACCCAAAAAGACAATGAAGCTTATGTATTCACAAAATTTGGTTTTTGGGCGAGAAAAACTTATATAAAAACTGATAATTTTGATAATAACAGAACGAAAATACTCGGTGGTCTTAAAAGTGGGAATATTATTCTTAAAAGCATCGAGAAAAATAAATTAAAAAACAATAATCATATAAAAATTATGGATTATTACAAACTATGA